A segment of the Sphingobacterium oryzagri genome:
AAGAAGCCGGAATAGATGAAACCCCGCTTTATTACGAGACGTTTGTAGCCTATGTGTCTGAAAAAAGTGCGCTTTACCAAAAAAAAATGGTGACCACTGACGAAATTGCGAATGAAAAATTGTGGTTGCTGAATGAAGGACACTGTATGCGTGGACAAGTATTAAATCTTTGCCATTATAAGCATAACCACGGAACGAGTGGTACGTTTGAATATAATACAGGTAGTGTAGAGACGCTGAAGCGTATGGTAGATATCAACGGCGGGCTAACCATATTGCCAGAAATGAGTATCCTGGGATATGATGAAGATCAGCTGGCTCATGTGCGTTATTTTAAAGTTCCGGAGCCGGTGCGCGAAATAAGCATCGTGACGCCGCACAATTTTGTCAAGAAACAGGCGATAAATGCGTTGAAAAATGAAATTTTAGCAATCGTGCCCGAGCGCTTTAAAACGCGCAAGAAAAAAGAGGTCATGGGTTTTGAATTGTAGGTAAAAATAGGGGAAAATGAAAAATACAATTGATATAAAGTTAGCACAGCTGAATAGTTGGCGAATGCAGAAGATTTCTAATCGAAATTTTCTAATCATTTTAGCTTTTGTAGTGGGGATTATTGGTGGATTGGCTGCGGCTTTCTTGAAAGGATTAACCCATTTTATCGCGTCGACATTACAGAATGATATTGATTGGCATTTCAAATATTCATTTTATTTGATTTTACCCTTATTGGGTATCCTGCTCAGTGTAATATATGTGCGTAAGTTTTTACGCGGAAAGCGATTGGAACATGGCATTACGCCCATTATTTATTCCATATCCCGAAAATCCAGCCGTATCGAGCCGCACAACATTTATTCTCAAATTATCACCAGCGCCATTACCGTCGGTTTCGGTGGTTCTTGTGGTTTGGAAGCGCCAATTGCTTACAGCGGTTCAGCGATAGGCTCCAACACCGGACGTTTTTTTGGTTTGCAGTACAAAGAAATTACGATGTTGTTGGCTTGTGGCGCAGCAGCGGGGATATCGGGCGCGTTTAATAGTCCGATAGCAGGGATGATCTTTGCCATCGAGATTTTACTGCCCGAGTTTTCGATTCCGGCATTTATCCCGCTGCTTATTTCTGCAGCGCTAGCTTCCGTCGTATCTCGAGTATTGTACAGCGAACCACTTTTTCATACAACAACGACCGAGTGGGAGGTTGATGCACTAATTTTTTATATCATGCTGGCGGTAGTTGTTGGTTTGTATACCGTCTATTTTGCAAAGATCGGCAATGTGGTGAAGCGCTGGTTTGCTCAGATTAGTAATCCGTATAATAAGGTTTGGCTATCTGGCATATCGTTGGGCGTGATGATTTTTGTTTTCCCGGCTTTGTATGGAGAGGGGTATCTTACGATTCAGCAAATTTTGGATGGTAAATTTGATGCTATTGTAGGAAATAGTCTCTTTTCTGATTATAAGAATATGGCCTGGGTGGTGCTTTGCTACACGGTGCTTACGCTCTTTGCCAAATCTTTTGCATCGCTTTTTACTTTAAATGGCGGTGGCAATGGCGGGGTTTTTGGTCCGAGTTTGGTGATGGGTGGTTTGATGGGTTTTGCTTTTGCTTATGGAATGAACCAAACGGGCGTGGTGATGCTGAATGTTCCAAATTTTGTCATGGCGGGAATGGCTGCCGCGCTTGCCGGAATTATGCATGCGCCATTGACCGGCATGTTTCTTATTGCCGAGATAACGGGCGGTTATACCCTTATGGTGCCTCTTATGCTGGTTACTTCGATATCTTACCTTATCAACCGGTCGATCTTGAAACACTCCATTTACACCAAAGTATTGGCAGAATCGGGAGATCTTCTTTCTTATGAAGATAAAGACCGCACCGTGCTGAGTATGATGAAGCTGCGGTATGTGCTGGAAACCAACTTCGTAATCCTTCGCCCTACCGAAACACCGATTGATCGCAAATCAGATATCATCCATTCCAAACGCAATATCTTTCCGATTGTCGATGACAAAGGTGTTTTACTCGGTACTATCTACAGCGAACGCTTATTTTCCATTTTACTGGGAGAAGAAGAGGGCGTAGAAAAAACATTTGACAAGTTGGCCCAGAAGCCCAACGATATTATCAAGGAGGCTGAAAATATGGAAGTTGTGATGTCGAAGATGAACCGAGATGATGTTTGGATATTACCTGTAGTTGATAGTGACAATCATTATTTAGGCTTTATTTCAAAATCCAGCGTGTTTAATAAATACCGGGCACTGCTGGTGAGGCAAGGACATTATCTAGAATAAACGAAAAAGGTTACTGCGCAAAACGGTAACCTTTTTTCGTTTTTAGTAATGACGGACCGAGCTTAGCCGCGCAAGGCCATAATTTTTGAAACATATTTCCCCACGATATCAAATTCCAAATTTACCACACTGCCCACGGCCGTATGTTGCAAATTGGTATTTTCGATCGTGTACGGAATGATAGCTACAGAAAAGCGCTTTTCAATAGAGTTAACTACCGTAAGACTGATGCCATTGACCGTTATCGAACCTTTTTCTACAGTAATGTTTTGCAAATTTGGCGCATATTCAAAGGTGAATAGCCAACTTCCGTTTTGATCTTCTTTGGCAATACAGGTTGCCGTTTGGTCGACATGGCCTTGCACAATGTGCCCGTCAAAGCGACCATTGGCTGGTGTGCAACGTTCGATGTTAACAAGGTCATTCACCTGCAGATTTCCTAAATTAGTCTTCAGCAGCGTTTCTTGTATAGCTGTTACCTGATGCACAGCATCCGCGATTCCGACTACCGTGAGGCAAACTCCATTGTGCGAAACGCTTTGATCTATCTTTAATTCATTGGAAATAGGCGATGCGATAAAAAAGTGGATATTCCCACGATCATGATCTACGCGTGTTACTTTTCCTAATGTCTCAATAATACCTGTAAACATAGTATAATAAGTGTTTATACAAAGATACGCATACCCTTTTGGAAAAAAAATCATCAAAAATTTGATTAGTGTAAAAAATACACTATTTTTGTTACATCATAATTTAGGTTTATAATTGGTTATTTAAGGTTTTCATTCTCCCCGTCTGAAAACCTTTTTTTATACCTGATAATCAAGTCGTTACATGTTTTGTAAGGAAATAAATCAATATTTAAACAAAAAAGTTTGTGAGTTATAACAATAATATTTTACCTTTGTAGTAGGTTTAGGTTGATTACCTCTTAATTGAGGTTATATTTTAAAGCCTGGGAAATCGCCCGATTCTTCCAGGCTTTTTCTTTTTTTCGGCCTTTTGCTGTAGTTTTGGTGCAGTATAGGGAAGGTATTAATTGTTTTGAATAGATGAAAATCAGTTTAGTATGTATAGGTAAAACCGATGAAAGCTTTGTGCAGACCGGCATTGAAAATTATGTGAAGCGATTAAAGCATTACATTAATTTCGAGATATTGGTGTTGCCCGATATCAAGCATGTAAAAAACCTGAGCCAAGATCAGCAAAAAAGTAAAGAAGGTGAGTTGATATTGAAGCAATTGCAGCCCGCAGATTTTGTTATGCTGCTGGATGAGCGGGGCAAAATGTTTCGATCCTTAGATTTTTCGAAATTTATCGAGCAGAAATTGGTGAGCTCTGTCCATCATTTGGTATTTGTAATTGGTGGGCCATATGGCTTTTCCGAAGACGTTTATCGACGGGCCAATCAACAGCTTTCTTTATCGCAATTAACGTTTTCTCATCAAATGATCCGTTTATTTTTCGTAGAACAGGTGTATCGTGCTTTTACCATTATGCGCGGAGAACCTTATCATCATGAATAGAATATTTTGTGTAAATTGTCATCGGTAAACATCATAACAGAAAAGGAGGGCAGTCATGGACATGAACAAATTTAAGCGAGATTATCGATTCAAAAGCGAAGAGTCTTACAATGATGGACGGCGAAATAAAATATTGATTATTTCATGCATCGTTATCATTATCGCATTGTATTACATCACGAAATATATTTAGTGAAGTTTCGCGTCATGCGGGTAGAGCAGCTGGCCGTCTAACAAAGAAGCCAGCTGTTTTACTTGACTAGCGCCTTAAAGGTACGCCAAGCCATCTGGTCGGTTCTGAACGTTAAGCTTCCTTCCAAAAGTGTATCCATGTTAACAAATCGAAAGACCTCCATTTTGTCTTGTTGTTTTTCGTTGGAGAAATCGAAAGGGCTTTTCTTGATATCGAAGGTGATCGGCATCAACGGTTTTACCTGGTAATAAACGGAGATAATCTGGCTTTCGTTGAAGCTAGATTTTTCATAGAAATCGGTGGTGTAAATATGTTTCACTACGTCAACTTCCAGCGCACACTCTTCCATAAACTCGCGTTTCAGCGCGTCAATTAGTCCCTCGCCATATTCTAGTCCTCCACCAGGGAATTTGGTAAAGGAGACATTCTGCGTTTTTTCGTCACTAATGAGTACTTCATTTTCGTCATTGACCAACAAACCGTAAACGCGGACGTTAAATAAATACATCAATTCGCTTGTTTTGTACATCCACCGTAATGGATGTTTACTGTAAATTGTTTAAAGGGGCTGGAAGCCATTTTCAACAGACATTTCATCGACACCGAAAAAGGAATAATGCTTAGGCATAAACCATTGCAAAGTATTCAAGATATTGTTAAAATCTTTTTCGGACGCAAACTGAGCAGGAATCATATTAAATACCAAATCTTGCGAAGCCTTCGCCTCGTCGGTATAATTGCGCGCGATCAGCATAATTTTCGGGATTTTTATTCCTGCATACTGTAAAAACTCGCGTACATTATTGCGCAATGCTGTCGGGAAGATCGCTTCGGATGGTTGCCCAACCAAAATTTCTTCATGTTGACCAATCGATTGCTGCGCTTTGTTATTAGAAAATACACTGTTGCTGGTGTAAAATTCGCCGTTCAATTTTAAGTTTACCAGGTCGCCGTAAGAAAATACCCAATCGGGCTGTTCGAACTGCGGATTAATGACAATGCCAAAACCTTGCTCCATGATAGCATCTACCTGGTGCTCAATTACAAACGCCTTAAAGCTTTCGCCCGGTGCTACAGTCACTAATTGAAAATACGGAAATTCATCATTACTCATGATTACTTCTGGATCGCCTAATTTTAGGTTGGCACCCGCAATATTGGCCAAAAAATCGTCGCGCCACTTTTCGTTTCGCTCCGCAAATGGAACGTCCATCAACTGATTGATAATGATTGTTTTTTCTAAATCGCCTAACAAACTCTGTGTTTTTGCCTTGTTGTTTTCACTCGTATTCATTCCTGCTTTCCCGCTATAAAAAGAGCCTAAAAGTACTGATTATTGCTGTAAACAAAAATTTCTTTAAATAATATCTGTTGTTGATACCTCGCGCCGTGAAGCACAATATATGCCAGGATCAGCCAATCAGGCAGTTGCCGAGCTTCGTAACGGTGATTCGTATATCAACAACTATATACCGGATTCACCCTTTGCGCTTGCTGCTGTGGTGCATTGGGAATAACAGGTATATTTTAGTACTTTTGCTAAAACCATCGGTTAAATATGTCTAACATCACTATGAACATAAACAATGATTTCGAAACAGCGAAGATTAGCTTCAATGATTTCCGCGAAATCATTTTAAACGACTACCGGTTAGCGGTAGAAAGTAGATTTGTGAGTCTATTGGGACGTAAAGAAGTACTTACCGGAAAGGCTAAATTTGGAATATTTGGCGATGGTAAAGAGATCGCACAAATTGCTTTGGCGAAAGTTTTTCAACAAGGCGACTGGCGTTCGGGTTATTATCGTGATCAAACTTTTGCCTTTGCTTCGGGCATTTCTAACATTTATCATTTCTTTTCACAGTTATACGCTAACCCTGATTTAGCAGCGGATACCTCTTCTGCAGGCCGGCAAATGAACTGCCATTTTTCGACGCAGTTGCTTGACGGTTTTGGAAATTGGGTGGATCAAACGGTAAATAAGAATTCAGCTTCGGATATATCGACGACCGGTGGACAAATGTCTCGCGTGATGGGCTTGGGTTTAGCGTCAAAGCTTTATCGGGCGAATGATAATTTAGACTATTTACGTTATTTTTCAAAAAAGGGCAATGAAGTTGTTTTTTGTACGATTGGAAATGCCGCTACCTCGGAAGGTGTATTTTGGGAAACAGTAAATGCAGCCGCTGTCAAGCAGATTCCGGTGGTTATTTCGATCTGGGATGATGGCTACGGCATTTCTGTGCCCAATGAATTGCAGACGGCTAAGGCCGATATTTCGGCGGCCTTACGTGGTTTTCAACGCGAAGGTGAAGGAAACGGAATCGAAATTTTTAAAGTACGCGGTTGGGATTATCCGGCCCTTTGTGAAGTGTATGAAAAAGCTGCGCGAATAGCGCGCGAGCAACATGTGCCTTGCTTGGTGCACGTTACCGAGATTACACAGCCCCAAGGTCATTCCACATCTGGCTCTCACGAGCGCTACAAATCTAAAGATCGCTTAGTTTGGGAAGGAGAGTATGATTGTAACCAGAAAATGCGCAACTGGATTTTGGAATCTGGTATTGCGCCGGAAGAGCAATTACTTGAATTGGAACGCGAGGCGAAAGATGTCGTTAGGCAGGAGCAGCGAAGAGCTTGGGCAGACTATCATAAAACTATCCAGAAAGATTTGGATGAAGCGATTTTGCTTTTGTCCAAGATAGACTATAGCTTGGTTGAAATACCGTTGCGGACGCTGCAATCGCTGGCGGAGCCCTCCTTAAAAGAAGTTTACAGTAATGTACGCCGGGCTATTCGCGATTTGCGCGCTGTAGAGTCACCGGAGAAAAGCCAATTGTTGGCCTGGTATAAAGATAAACAAACGGAAAATCACGACCGTTACAACGATAAGCTTTTCACTGATACGCCCGATTCTCCGCTACGGATGGCCGAAGTTCCTGCGCAATATACGCAAGATTCACCTGTGGTTGACGGGCGGGAAGTGTTGAATGCTTGCTTCGATGCTAACTTTACACGCGATGAGCGTATACTGGCTTTCGGGGAGGATGTTGGAAAGATTGGCGACGTAAATCAGGGCTTTGCTGGTTTGCAGGAAAAATTTGGGGAACTGCGCATTTTTGATACCGGGATCCGTGAATCGGCGATTATTGGCAAAGGTGTTGGTTTAGCGTTGCGCGGATTGCGGCCGATTGCTGAAATCCAGTACCTCGATTATTTAATTTATGCAATGCCGGTGCTTAGCGATGATTTGGCAAGTCTTAGTTACCGAACCAAAGGAACACAAAAATCACCGGTGATTATTCGCACACGCGGTCATCGTTTGGAAGGTATTTGGCACTCCGGTTCGCCAATGACCGTACTGTTAGGCGGCCTTCGCGGTCTACATATCTGTGTGCCGAGAAACATGACGCAAGCCGCGGGTATGTATAATACGCTTCTGCGATCAGACGAACCAGCGGTTGTCGTGGAATGCCTTAACGGCTACCGATTAAAAGAAAAAATGCCGGCCAATGTCGGTGAATTTACGGTGCCTTTGGGTGTTGCCGAATTGATTCGTGAGGGAAAAGATATTACTGTTGTCTCCTATGGCGCTACATTGCGCGTTGTGCAGGAAGCTGCTATCGAGCTGGAAAAGTTAGGTATTTCTTTAGAAATTATCGATGCTCAATGTTTACAGCCTTTTGATAGCACCCATATTTGTGCCGCATCACTCTCTAAAACGAATAAATTATTGGTCGTTGATGAGGATATGCCGGGCGGAGCCAGCGCATTTATCCTACAAGAAATTATGGAAAAGCAGCAAGGTTATTACATGTTGGATGGGCAACCGCGTACATTGAGCGCGAAACCTCATCGCCCGCCATACGGCTCTGATGGCGATTACTTCACCAAACCATCTGTTGATGATGTGATCGAGTTGGCTTACGAGATGATGAGCGAATACAATAATCAAGAATATCCCAACCTTTTTTAAGACTGGGATATTCTGCAAAAAATCGTAAAATTTTATAAAGTAAATAGCGAAGCTGCACCAATAATGGCAGCTTTTTCGGCATATTGTCCAGTATATATCTCAAATTGAGATAGTTTATCGGCATTGTAGCTTTTAATCGTATCCCAGGCATTTGTGATATTGCCACCCAAGATAAACGTATTGCTGGCGTGCTTGTCGGAAAAATAGCGTAAAAAGTCGTGCAATGATATGGTATACTCCGTCATCAGCTGATCAAAAGCTGCGGTATGCGCATGTTTGGTCAGGATATCTTTAAAACCCTCTTCGCGTTCGCCGGTGAGTTCTTCAAAACGTCTCGTAAACCAACGCGTAACCAAATATTCTTCGAAGATACTTTCTTTGTAAGGCGTGTTCCAGAGGTCGGCATCAAAAGCTTTTTCACCTTGCGACCATACTGCCGAACCGAGTCCAGTGCCGAGCGTAATGCCTAATATTTTTGCTTTTTGCTGTAAATTTCCAGCAAAAATCTCGCCTTGCAAAAAGGCCGCAGCGTCATTGATAAACCGGATATCTTTTTCCATTTCAAGACTATGCATAATGCC
Coding sequences within it:
- the rlmH gene encoding 23S rRNA (pseudouridine(1915)-N(3))-methyltransferase RlmH; translation: MKISLVCIGKTDESFVQTGIENYVKRLKHYINFEILVLPDIKHVKNLSQDQQKSKEGELILKQLQPADFVMLLDERGKMFRSLDFSKFIEQKLVSSVHHLVFVIGGPYGFSEDVYRRANQQLSLSQLTFSHQMIRLFFVEQVYRAFTIMRGEPYHHE
- a CDS encoding NUDIX domain-containing protein gives rise to the protein MYLFNVRVYGLLVNDENEVLISDEKTQNVSFTKFPGGGLEYGEGLIDALKREFMEECALEVDVVKHIYTTDFYEKSSFNESQIISVYYQVKPLMPITFDIKKSPFDFSNEKQQDKMEVFRFVNMDTLLEGSLTFRTDQMAWRTFKALVK
- a CDS encoding hydrogen peroxide-inducible genes activator, with the protein product MTLVQLEYIIAVDTYRSFVAAAEHCFVTQPTLSMQIQKLEESIGAKLFDRSRQPVVPTEIGEKIIKQARVILNESKKIAELLQEEKGELSGELKVGVIPTVAPYLLPDVLTTFLKKYPKLQLQIWEYTTERILQELKIGRLDCGLLSTPLQEAGIDETPLYYETFVAYVSEKSALYQKKMVTTDEIANEKLWLLNEGHCMRGQVLNLCHYKHNHGTSGTFEYNTGSVETLKRMVDINGGLTILPEMSILGYDEDQLAHVRYFKVPEPVREISIVTPHNFVKKQAINALKNEILAIVPERFKTRKKKEVMGFEL
- a CDS encoding riboflavin synthase, whose protein sequence is MFTGIIETLGKVTRVDHDRGNIHFFIASPISNELKIDQSVSHNGVCLTVVGIADAVHQVTAIQETLLKTNLGNLQVNDLVNIERCTPANGRFDGHIVQGHVDQTATCIAKEDQNGSWLFTFEYAPNLQNITVEKGSITVNGISLTVVNSIEKRFSVAIIPYTIENTNLQHTAVGSVVNLEFDIVGKYVSKIMALRG
- a CDS encoding alpha-ketoacid dehydrogenase subunit alpha/beta, which encodes MSNITMNINNDFETAKISFNDFREIILNDYRLAVESRFVSLLGRKEVLTGKAKFGIFGDGKEIAQIALAKVFQQGDWRSGYYRDQTFAFASGISNIYHFFSQLYANPDLAADTSSAGRQMNCHFSTQLLDGFGNWVDQTVNKNSASDISTTGGQMSRVMGLGLASKLYRANDNLDYLRYFSKKGNEVVFCTIGNAATSEGVFWETVNAAAVKQIPVVISIWDDGYGISVPNELQTAKADISAALRGFQREGEGNGIEIFKVRGWDYPALCEVYEKAARIAREQHVPCLVHVTEITQPQGHSTSGSHERYKSKDRLVWEGEYDCNQKMRNWILESGIAPEEQLLELEREAKDVVRQEQRRAWADYHKTIQKDLDEAILLLSKIDYSLVEIPLRTLQSLAEPSLKEVYSNVRRAIRDLRAVESPEKSQLLAWYKDKQTENHDRYNDKLFTDTPDSPLRMAEVPAQYTQDSPVVDGREVLNACFDANFTRDERILAFGEDVGKIGDVNQGFAGLQEKFGELRIFDTGIRESAIIGKGVGLALRGLRPIAEIQYLDYLIYAMPVLSDDLASLSYRTKGTQKSPVIIRTRGHRLEGIWHSGSPMTVLLGGLRGLHICVPRNMTQAAGMYNTLLRSDEPAVVVECLNGYRLKEKMPANVGEFTVPLGVAELIREGKDITVVSYGATLRVVQEAAIELEKLGISLEIIDAQCLQPFDSTHICAASLSKTNKLLVVDEDMPGGASAFILQEIMEKQQGYYMLDGQPRTLSAKPHRPPYGSDGDYFTKPSVDDVIELAYEMMSEYNNQEYPNLF
- a CDS encoding ROK family protein; translation: MNSNFVVASDIGGTHITSAVVDINTWQILEDTVSRSHVNSRSDAKSILLSWSSSIASAIERCNATVSRLGIAMPGPFDYENGISLMKNQDKYDALYKLNVCDGIMHSLEMEKDIRFINDAAAFLQGEIFAGNLQQKAKILGITLGTGLGSAVWSQGEKAFDADLWNTPYKESIFEEYLVTRWFTRRFEELTGEREEGFKDILTKHAHTAAFDQLMTEYTISLHDFLRYFSDKHASNTFILGGNITNAWDTIKSYNADKLSQFEIYTGQYAEKAAIIGAASLFTL
- a CDS encoding chloride channel protein, producing the protein MKNTIDIKLAQLNSWRMQKISNRNFLIILAFVVGIIGGLAAAFLKGLTHFIASTLQNDIDWHFKYSFYLILPLLGILLSVIYVRKFLRGKRLEHGITPIIYSISRKSSRIEPHNIYSQIITSAITVGFGGSCGLEAPIAYSGSAIGSNTGRFFGLQYKEITMLLACGAAAGISGAFNSPIAGMIFAIEILLPEFSIPAFIPLLISAALASVVSRVLYSEPLFHTTTTEWEVDALIFYIMLAVVVGLYTVYFAKIGNVVKRWFAQISNPYNKVWLSGISLGVMIFVFPALYGEGYLTIQQILDGKFDAIVGNSLFSDYKNMAWVVLCYTVLTLFAKSFASLFTLNGGGNGGVFGPSLVMGGLMGFAFAYGMNQTGVVMLNVPNFVMAGMAAALAGIMHAPLTGMFLIAEITGGYTLMVPLMLVTSISYLINRSILKHSIYTKVLAESGDLLSYEDKDRTVLSMMKLRYVLETNFVILRPTETPIDRKSDIIHSKRNIFPIVDDKGVLLGTIYSERLFSILLGEEEGVEKTFDKLAQKPNDIIKEAENMEVVMSKMNRDDVWILPVVDSDNHYLGFISKSSVFNKYRALLVRQGHYLE